The region GCAAGGGCGTTTGCGGGTGTCGTCGTTGTCGGCGTTCGGCTTGAGCCACGTGATGGCCGCAGTGGCCGACTACGCCGCGCAGTATCCGCAGGTCACCGTCGACATGACCCTGTCCGACCGCGTGGTCGAACTGATCGACGAAGGGTTCGACGTTGCAATCCGGGCTTCGCCGAGCGGACTGAAGTCGTCTTCGCTGATCGCCCGGCAGATTGCGACCGCTCATCTGGTGCTATGCGCGTCGCCGGCTTATCTGCGCCGGCACGGCACGCCGAAGACCGTCGCCGATCTGGCGCGCCACAACTATCTGCAGTATGCGGGCGTGTCCGCGCTCGAAATCGTTCCCGCGACCGGCGATGCCTCGCCGCGCGTGCGTCTGTCCGGCAATCTGATCGTCAACCATCTGGAGGCGCAGCGCGTGATCGTGCTGCAAGGCGCGGGCATCGCGATGCTCGGCACCGAGGTGATCGGCGACGATCTGGCGGCGGGGCGCCTGGTGCCGCTGCTGGTGGACGAGGTGCCGCCGCGCGAGTTACCCATCCACGTGGTCTACGCGAGCCGTCGGCATCTGTCGGCCAAGGTGCGTTCGTTTGTCGACTTCCTGGCCGACCGGTTTGCGAACGAATCGCTATGGCCTTCGCTGGAACAGATCAAGGCGCTGGCGGCGCGATAGGTGTGTTGCGCGACCGCGCCAGCCGGTGCGCAAGCATGTTGAGCAGGCCGAGCAGGCGCCAGCACTCGTTTCGCTATACTGGTTGGAAGCACCCATACGCGTAACGATCTGGGGGAGACATGACCGATCTGTCCACGCCGCAGCGCGCCGGCGGCCACAAGCTGCCCGCGGGTCGGCGCCTGCGCTTCGTCACCGCCGCCGCCTTGTTCGATGGCCACGACGCGTCGATCAACATCATGCGGCGCATTCTGCAAGCGAGCGGCGTGGAGGTGATCCACCTCGGCCACAACCGCTCCGTCGATGAAGTCGCCACCGCCGCGCTGCAAGAAGACGCCGACGGCGTCGCCGTGTCGAGCTACCAGGGTGGCCACAACGAGTACTTCCGCTATCTCGTCGACCTGCTGCGCGCGCGCGGCGGCGAGCGCATCAAGGTGTTCGGCGGCGGCGGCGGTGTGATCGTCCCCGAAGAAATTGCCGAACTCGAACGGTACGGCGTCGAGAAGATCTATTCGCCGCATGACGGCCAGCGGCTCGGCCTGCAAGGCATGATCGACGACATGATTGCGCGCTGCGCTGAAGTGGCGCGCGCCGCTGCAGCCGTACGGGAAAGTCCGGTTGGCGAGTGGGTGGCCGATTTGTCGGCGTGTGGGCTGCCGCGTTTCGAGCCGCGTGCAGAGTCGGACGTCGAGGCGCGCGCCGACGATCACGCCAACGCGCGCGATCTTTCCGGCACGGCACGGCAAGCGGGCGGAGCCCTCTACGCCAGCCAGATCGACGACACCGCCGAGCAGCCAGACCCTGCAGCCTTCACTTTCCGCCGCCTGGCCCAACTGATCAGCGCGTATGAAGCGGGCCGCGTCAAATCGGCCGAACCGGAAATACTAGCGGTCCTCGCTGAGGCGACCGAGATTCCCGTCCTCGGCATCACCGGCACCGGCGGCGCCGGCAAATCCTCACTCACCGACGAACTGATCCGCCGCTTTCGCCTCGATTATGGCGACGCCCTCACCATTGCCGTGCTGGCTATCGACCCGTCGCGCCGCAAATCCGGCGGCGCGCTGCTCGGCGACCGCATCCGCATGAACGCAATCGGCGATTGGGGCGGCGGCGCGCGCGTCTACATGCGCTCGATGGCGACACGTGAAGCGTCGAGTGAAATCACCGATTCGTTGTCCGACGTGCTCACGCTGTGCAAGGCCGCCGGCTTCGATCTGATCATCGTCGAGACGTCCGGGATCGGGCAGGGCAATGCGGCGATCGTGCCGTTCGTCGACGAATCGCTGTATGTGATGACGCCGGAGTTCGGCGCGGCGAGCCAGTTGGAGAAGATCGACATGCTCGACTTTGCCAGCTTCGTCGCGATCAACAAGTTCGACCGTAAAGGCGCGCCGGACGCGTTGCGCGATGTCGCCAAGCAGGTGCAGCGCAATCGCGGCGACTTCGCGAAGGCGCCCGACGCGATGCCGGTGTTCGGCACAATCGCCTCGCGCTTTAACGACGACGGCGTGACCGCGCTTTATCAGCACGTAGCCGGGGCGCTGCGCACGCACGGCCTGCGTTCAGGCGGCGGCCGTCTGCCCAGGCTCGACGACCTGCGCTTTTCGAGCGGCCGCAATGCCATTGTGCCGCCCGCGCGCGTGCGCTATCTGGCGGATGTCGCACAGACCGTCCACGCGTACCGCGAGCGTGCCGACGCGCAAGCCAGTGTGGCACGTGAACGCTGGCACCTCACTGAAGCGCGGCGGATGCTCGGCGAAGCTGATGCAGGCACAGGCACAGGCACAGGCACAGGCACAGGCACGAGAACAGGTCCGGGCGCGAGCGCCGCAACAACTACAGGTGCAGCGGCAGCGATTCACCTCCACACCGAACTCGACACACTCATCGCCCAACGCACCGCCGCCCTCGGCGAGCGCGAACGCAGACTCCTCGAAGCCTGGCCGCAAACGGTGAGCGCCTATTCCGGCGACGAACACATCGTCCGTATTCGTGGCCGCGAAATTCATACCGCACTCACCGTCACGACACTATCCGGATCCAAGGTCCGCAAAGTCGCGCTGCCGAAATTCGCTGACCATGGTGAAATCCTGCACTGGCTGATGCTCGACAATCTCCCTGGCTACTTTCCGTTCACCGCAGGCGTGTTTCCGTTCCGCCGCGAAAACGAAGACCCGACACGGATGTTCGCTGGCGAAGGCGATCCGTTCCGCACCAACCGCCGTTTCAAATTGCTCTCCGAGGGCATGCCGGCCAAACGTCTTTCGACGGCGTTCGATTCGGTCACGCTCTACGGCGAAGAGCCGCACGAGCGCCCCGACATCTACGGCAAGGTGGGTAACTCGGGCGTCTCCGTCGCGACGCTCGACGACATGAAAACGCTCTACGACGGCTTCGATCTGTGCGCACCTGAGACGTCGGTGTCGATGACGATCAACGGCCCGGCGCCGACGATTCTCGCCATGTTCTTCAACGTCGCGATCGATCAGCAGATCGCGCGTCTAAACGAAAGGCTGCAACAGGAAGGACGCAAGCCCACCGGCGAAGAACTCGCCACCGCTCGCCGCACAGCGTTGGAAAACGTGCGCGGCACGGTACAAGCCGACATCCTGAAGGAAGACCAAGGCCAGAACACGTGCATCTTTTCGACCGAGTTCAGCCTGAAAGTGATGGGTGATATTCAGGCGTACTTTGTCGATCACGGCGTGCGTAATTTCTATTCGGTGTCGATCTCCGGCTATCACATCGCCGAGGCGGGCGCGAATCCGATCTCGCAGCTCGCCTACACGCTCGCGAACGGCTTCACTTATGTCGAAGCCTATCTCGCGCGCGGCATGTCGATCGACGATTTCGCGCCGAATCTGTCGTTCTTCTTTTCGAACGGCATGGACCCGGAGTACACGGTGCTCGGCCGTGTCGCGCGGCGCATCTGGGCCATTGCCATGCGCGAGCGCTACGGCGCGAACGAACGCAGCCAGAAGCTCAAGTATCACGTGCAGACCTCGGGTCGCAGCCTGCACGCGCAGGAAATCGACTTCAACGATATCCGCACCACACTGCAGGCGCTAATCGCGATCTACGACAACTGCAATTCGCTGCACACCAATGCATTCGACGAAGCGATCACCACGCCCACCGAGGATTCGGTGCGCCGTGCGGTCGCGATCCAGTTGATCATCAACCGCGAATGGGGCTTGGCGAAAAATCAGAATCCAAATCAGGGCAGCTTCGTGATCGAGGAACTGACCGATCTGGTGGAAGAAGCGGTGCTGGCGGAATTCGATCGGCTCACCGAGCGCGGCGGCGTGCTAGGCGCGATGGAAACGGGTTATCAGCGCGGGCGCATTCAGGACGAGTCGATGCTGTACGAGCATCGCAAGCACGACGGCTCGTATCCGATCGTCGGCGTGAATACGTTTTTGAGCGCGCATCCGCACGAAGCGCCGCAGCCGATCGCGCTGGCCCGCTCCACCGACGAAGAAAAACAGAGCCAGTTGAAGCGTCTGCGCGATTTTCAGGCGCGGCATCGTAATGACGCGCCCGCGGCGCTTGAGCGCTTGAAGCGCGCGGTGATCGACGATGACAACGTGTTCGCGGTGCTGATGGACGTCGTGCGCGTCTGCTCGCTTGGGCAGATCACGCACGCGTTGTTTGAAGTGGGCGGGCAGTACCGCCGCAATATGTGAGGCCCGCTTACCGCGCGATGCCCAGCCGCGCTTTCGCGTCGTCATATTCCTGCGTCAGACGCCGGACCAGCTCACCCACGCTCGGCACATCGTCCATCAGGCCGACGCCTTGGCCTGCGCCCCAGATGTCCTTCCACGCCTTCGCCTTGTCGCTGGCGAAGTTCATCGCGGTCTTGTCCGATTCCGGCAGCGCGTCCGGGTCCAGCCCCGCGTTCACGATACTTTCGCGGATGTAGTTGCCGTGCACGCCAGTGAACAGGTTCGTGTAGATGATGTCCGACGCCGTGGAATTGACGATCGCCTGCTTATAGCTGTCGACCGCGTGCGCTTCTTTGGTCGCGATGAAACGCGTGCCCATGTAGGCGAGATCCGCGCCCATTGCCTGGGCGGCGAGAATCGAGCCGCCGTTGGCGATCGAGCCGGACAGCACGATCGGGCCGTCGAACAGGCGCCGCACTTCGCCGACCAGCGCGAACGGCGAGGTCGTGCCCGCATGGCCGCCGGCGCCCGACGCCACCAGGATCAGCCCATCGACGCCCGCTTCCAGCGCCTTCTGCGCATGCCGAAGGTTGATCACGTCGTGCAGCACGATGCCGCCGTAGCTGTGCACCGCGTCGACGATCTCACGCGCCGGTGCGCGCAGGCTGGTGATGAAGATCGGCACCTTGTGTTCGACGCACACACGCACGTCGTGCTCGAGCCGGGTATTCGACTGATGGACGATCTGGTTGACGGCGATCGGGCCGATGATCGCGTCGGGGTTAGCTGCCTTGTGCTCGGCGAGCTGGGCCTGAATCTGCGTGAGCCATTCGTCGAGCAGTTCGGCCGGGCGAGCATTCAACGCGGGGAACGAGCCGACGATGCCGGCCTTACATTGAGCCAACACGAGTTCGGGATAGCTGACGATGAACATCGGCGAAGCGACAACGGGCAGCGCGAGTTTTTGCAGGACGGCGGGCAATGCCATGGTGCGAGTCTCCTGATGAACGGACCGGTGCGGTGTAGAGCGCCCGGCGATAGTGAGTTTAGCGGCACATGGCCTGTGATGCGTCGAGGCTGACCGGTGTCATGCTGACGTCACGATCTCGCCCCGTATTTGCCATGACCGCCCGGAAATTTTATGAACGGTCGTTCGATTATAGGCGAAGCTGCCGCGCCGTGCCCGTTAGGAACAGTTGGAAGGAGTGTTCAGTTTCTATGCTTGCGTGGGCTATCCCACCCCGCATCGACACATTGCGCTCCTACAATGCGTTGACTCCCAAACGACAAGAGACCCGCTATGGCCTTCGAGGATTTCACGCCCTTTCGCGTCGCCGTGGGCGACGTTGATATTTTCGGAGTGAAGGGCGGGGCAGGGCCGCCCCTTCTGCTGCTGCACGGTCACCCGCAGTCGCATCTGATCTGGCAGCGGTGCGCAGCGCAATTGGCGGAGCACTTCACCGTCATCGCCACCGACTTGCGCGGCTACGGCGCCTCGGGCAAACCGCCGAGCGACGCCGACCACACGCCATATTCCAAACGCGCGATGGCGGCCGATCAGGTAGCCATGATGCGCCACTTCGGCTTCGAACGATTCCTGGTGTGCGCACATGATCGCGGCGCCCGGGTTGCGCACCGGATGGCGCTCGATCATGCCGATGCCGTCGAGCGCTTGATGCTGCTTGATATCGCGCCGACGCTCGCGATGTACGAAGCCACCGACCGCGCCTTCGCAACCCATTACTTCCACTGGTTCTTCCTGATCCAGCCGGAGCCGCTGCCGGAGACGCTGATCGGCGCGAACCCGGCTGCGTATGTCGATGCGGTGATGGGGAGCCGCCATGCGGGCCTCGCGCCGTTCACGCCCGAAGCGCTCGACGCTTACCGCAGCGCGCTGGCGCAACCCGGCGCCGTGCATGCGATGTGCGAGGACTACCGGGCGTCGGCGAGCATCGACCTCGAACACGACCGTGCCGACATCGAGCGCGGCCACAAGCTCGGCTGTCCGCTGCGTGTGCTGTGGGGCGACAAGGGGGTGATCGAGAAGTGCTTCGACGCGCTGGCGGAATGGCGTCACGTCGCGCGGGACGTGAGCGGGCGTTCATTGCCGTGCGGGCACTACATTCCTGAAGAGGCGCCGGAGGAACTGGTCACGGAAATGCTGTCGTTTTTCGAAGCGGTCGAACAGTAAGCGGCTTTGTTCATGCGCAATGGCGGCCTCCGGTCGCTGGCCGCTCAGCGCGAGGTGACGAGGCTGCGGTGACGAGGTGACGAGGTGACAAGGCTGCGCGGTCGAGCGTTTCGCCTAGCCTAGCGGCGGCAAGCGGCGCGCGGTCGGTTTCATCGAGTGCGGCGGGCGTGGCGGCAGCAAGGCGTTTGGTCATGATGGCCTTCAAATATTAGGCTCCTTCGCAGGAAGACTTAAGTTTAGCCATGTATTCGGGCGGTTGGATTAATTACACTGCTTCTCATGCAGGAATCAATTCAAGGATCGAATCATGGCGTCAAATGAGATTCGCCGCGGCGCGGCTGAAATGACCATGGCCATGCTGATGTCCGGCACCATCGGCTGGCTGGTGGTGTCGTCGCAGCAGAGCCCGTTCAATGTGGTGTTCTTTCGCTGCATCTTCGGCGGCGCGACGCTGGCGCTCGTGTGCGCCGTGCTCGGCCTGTTCAGGCGCAAACTCTTTTCGTGGAAGATGCTCGGCCTCGCGCTGCTCGGCGGTGCGGCGATCGTCATCAACTGGGTGTTGCTGTTCGCGGCCTATTCACGGGCTTCGATCTCGATGGCAACCGCCGTCTACAACACGCAGCCGTTCATGCTGGTGGCGCTCGGCGCACTGGTGTTTCGCGAGCGCATCAGCGCCTCGACGCTCGCCTGGCTGGCGGTCGCGTTTGTCGGCCTTGTGTTCGTGGTGAAGGTCGAGCCGGCGGTGTTGGCGGTGCCGGGCCAGTATCTGGTCGGTGTCGCCTATGCCGTGGGCGCGGCGGCGATGTATGCGGTCTCGTCGATCATCACGAAGCGGCTGAAGGGCACGCCCCCGCATCTGATTGCGTTGATCCAGGTGTCGCTCGGCGTCGTGATGCTGGCGCCGTTCGTGCGCTTCGATGCGCTGCCGACTAGCGGCGTGCAGTGGCTTGAATTGATCGTGCTCGGGGTGATCAATACGGGGCTCATGTATGTGCTGCTGTACGGCGCGATCCAGAAGCTGCCGACCTCGATGACAGGGGCGTTGTCGTTCATCTATCCGGTGGTGGCGATCATTGTCGACCGGGTCGCGTTCGGGCAGACGCTCGCGTGGATTCAGGTGCTCGGTGCGGTGCTGATCCTGCTCGCGGCGGCCGGCGTGAATCTCGGCTGGCGGATCGTGCCGCAGAAACGTCTGTCCTCGACCTGATGTGATGCTTGCCATGCCGATGAATCGGACTGTATTAGTACGGATTCCGGAGCAACCGGCGCGCTACATTGTTTATATAGACGGATCAATAATATTCAATTCGCACGGCTACGAGGCCTCGTAGCATGGTCTGTATGCGGGTTTAAAAGGCGGCGTCATGCTTCTGTAGGGAAATCACTGATGCGGTCGAAAAACCGGCGCGCGTATCATTCATAGCGACGCTGATCACGTCCGACAGAATTTCCGCCGCTCGCCTTGATGGTCGAGCGGCTTTCTTTTTGTGGCGACGGTTTTGGTGTTTTGCGTGTCCTACGCGGCTTACCGCTTACAACCTGCCGACCGCCCGACCGCCCGACCGCCCGACCGCCCGACCGCCCGACCGCCCGACCGACCACCCGACCACCCGACCACCCGACCACCCGACCACCCGACCACCCGACCACCTGCCCCGCGCGCATCAACCCTTGCGCGCGACGATGCGCTCGCCATCTATTTCCAATGGCCCGTTCCTGGCAGCCAGTTCCTCAACGATCGTGTGCACCAACGTGGACCATTCGCCTCGTGGCTTGAGCATTGTTGCGGCGGCGCGCATCACGGCGGCATCGTCGAGCATCCGCAGCAAGGTGTCGAAGCTCATCGCGCGAACTTCGAGCAGCTTGAACACGATCAACACCTTCAGCGCATTTTTCGCATTTCGCGCCGGATCGGCGCGTAACCACGCAACGCGTGAAAACGCTCGTTCAAGCGCCTGCTCGACATCCGTAAAGGGTGAGCCGTGGCCGGGAATCACGAGCCGGACGTCGAGCTTCGCGATGGCTTCGAGGACCGCCTGTTCCTCGGCGAAACCGCTTTCGCCTTCCAGCTCGGGAAAGATCACGCCAAAGCCGTTTTCCCACAGCGCGTCCGCGCTGATCAGGATGCGTTCGTCCGCGCAATACAGCATCAACGAATGCGGATCGTGCCCCGGTGCGCCGAGCACTTGCCAGTCGAGCGCGCCGAGCCGCAGCTGCGCGCCAGGTGTGATCGTCTCGGTGAAGGTGAAACGCTCGCAGGTCTGGCCGGTGGCGCGAAACGTCAGACGGGTTTCGTCCCAGCTGCGCACCGAGTCGGCTTCGGATGCGGGAATCGCGGTACGGCACGGCCACGTCGACTGCAAGAGCGCGTTGCCGCCGCAGTGATCCGAATGCAGATGGGTATTGACGATCAGATCGAGCGGGCGCGCGCCGAGCGTTTGCTTTACCAGTGCGACGGTTTGCGGCGCGTGCGTCGCGTAACTGGTATCGACGAGCGCGGCACACGTGTCGTCGACCAGCAGCACGTTGTTCGACGAAAGCCAGCCGCGTTCGAAGACTCGGATCGATTCCGGTAGCGTGATCATGGTGCGCTTGTGCCCGGATTCGTGCCCGCGCTTGTATCCACGCTTGTATCCGAGTTTATGTCCGCGCCCGAATTCGCTAATGCTTCAGGTTTCGGCATCACGAGAATTGTCGACGTACCGATCAACATGGTGTCGCCGCGCTGATTCACCACGCTTCCCTCGAGATGCGCCAGATCGCCGTTCAGACTCGGCTTCCAGTAAGCGTCGCGTACGCGCCAGGTGATCGTCAGCGTATCGTTCGCGTGGACGGCTTTCTTCAGCTTGATGTCGAACTCGAGCCCAAGCGGTTGCGCGTAGGTCGAGAAATGCGTGGCCAGCAGCGCCATGAAATACGCGGTGGGTTGCGTGCCGGACGCGATCAAACCGCCGAAGCGGCTTTGCGCGGCATAGGCGTCGTCGTGATGCAGCGGATTGAAGTCGTTGACGAGCGTGGCGAACGATTTCACCGATTCCGCCGATAGTTCGAGCGTCGAGCTGAACGTCTCGCCGACCGTCACGATGCGCGGCGCGGCGTTCATCGCTGTCCCTTTGCCTGCTTTGCCATGAACTCCGCGTGACGTTCCTCGATCGCGTCCCAGACCGCGCGCTTCGCGTCGTCGTCGAATAATGACCAGCCGGCGATTTCGTCGATGGTGCGCAAGCAGCCTTCGCACCAACCGGTCGAGGCGTCCATCCTGCACACGCTGATGCACGGTGACGGCACGGCGGCCTCGTCGTCTTCGTTATCGATGTCCGCTGTCATCGCTTCACGCCGTCTCGCGCAGCGCCACGTCGATCACCGGGGCGCCCGTCAGCGCAATCAGCTCTTGCGCCGTCAGATTGAACACTGCATGCGGATGACCCGCGGCGGCCCACAGGCTGTCGAGTTCCAGCAGATCGGCATCGATCAGCGTGACCGGATCCGTGGCGTGGCCGATCGGGCACACGCCGCCGATCGCATAACCGGTTTTCTCGCGGACGAACTTCGCATCCGCACGGCCGATCTCGCCGACTTGCGCCGCGACCTTCTTTTCGTCGACGCGATTTGCGCCGCTCGCGATCACCAGTACCGGTGCGTCGTCTTCGCGGCGGCGAAACAGGATCGACTTGGCGATCTGAGCAACCGAACAGCCGAGGCCGGCGGCGGCTTCGGCGGAAGTCTTGCCGGTTTCCGGCAGCATTACGATCCGGCCCGCGTGGCCGCGTTCACGCAACAACTGCGCGACGCGGCGCGCCGAGTCAGGCAACGCGGCGAGATCGTCGGATTCGAGAGAAACTTGGTCCGTCATTGTTTCAGGGTCCTCAAGGATGAGCAGGCGTCAAACGCAGCTGGCTTGTTCGCTGCGCGCTTTGGCGAGCAGTGCCTTGCCGGCGCGCGAGACGTTCGGCTTGCCGATCGACGTCGAAATGAAATCGCCAATCGCGACGACTTGCGCGAGGTCGATACCGGTTTCGATGCCGAGACCGTTCATCAGATACAGCACGTCTTCGGTCGCGACATTGCCGGTTGCGCCCTTTGCATACGGGCAGCCGCCGAGACCTGACACTGAAGCGTGATAGATCTCGATGCCTTCATGCAACGCGGCGTAGATGTTCGCGAGCGCCTGGCCGTAGGTGTCGTGGAAGTGTCCCGACAGACGTTCACGCGGGAACGCTTTCGTGACCGCTTCGAACACTTCGCGCGTGCGCTTCGGCGTGCCGACGCCGATCGTATCGGCGATATCGATCTCGTCGCAGCCAAGCGCCGCGAAACGTTCGACCACATCGACCACCGATGCCACCGGCACTTCGCCTTGATACGGACAACCGAGCGCACACGACACGCTGCCGCGAATTCGCACGCCATGATCCTTCGCCGCCTGCGCGACCGGCGCGAATCGATCGATGCTTTCCGCGATGCTGCAGTTGATGTTCTTCTGCGAGAACGCTTCGCTGGCGGCGCCGAAGATCACGATCTCGTCCGCGCGCGCGGCGAGCGCGCCTTCGAAACCGCGCAGGTTCGGCGTCAGCACCGAGTAGATCGTACCCGCCCGGCGCTCGATGCCGGCCATCACGTCGGCGCCGTCGGCCATTTGCGGCACCCATTTCGGCGAGACGAACGAGGCCGCTTCGACATTACGGAAACCCGCCGCCGACAAGCGGTTGATCAACTCGATCTTGATCGCGGTGGGGACGAATTCTTTCTCGTTCTGCAGTCCGTCACGCGGACCGACTTCGACGATTTTGACGTGTTGGGGCAAGGCCATGATGTGTCTCCTGTGTTGACCGGAGTTTGCGCTTTAGCGCGTTACTCCGGTCCCATGCAATGAGCCCGCGCGTGGCGGCGCTTCTTCAGTTGTTCGGTTGGATCCGGTGGCGTTCAAAATCCGCACGCGATAGGTGTGTTCAGTATCCACGTTCAGTATCCGCGCTCAATATCGACCACGCCGCTCACGGTTTCGCCGCGCATCAGCGCCGCCATTTTTCGTGCGACCTGCGCGACGCTCTCTTCGCGCAAGGTGAGCGCGGACATGTGCGGCGTAATTGTGATGCGCGGCTCCCTCCAGAACAGATGATCGGGCGGCAACGGCTCTTCGCGGAACACGTCCAGCGTCGCGGCGGCGAGCTGGCCGCTTGCGAGCGCTTCGAGCAGGTCCTGTTCGACCAGATGCCCGCCGCGTGCGACGTTGATCAGATACGCACCCTTCGCGAGCTTCGCGAAGGTGCGCTGGTTCAACACGTCGCCCGTATCCGGCGTATGCGGCAGCAGATTCACCAGCACCTTCACGCCGTCGAGAAATGCATCGAACTGCGCTTCACCGGCGAAGGCCGTGATGCCGTCGATTTGCCGCGCATTGCGGCTATAGCCGCGCACCGGCATGCCGAACGACGCGACCGTTTGCGCGACCTGCGCGCCGAGTACGCCGAGGCCGAGCACGCCAACCGTGAAGGTCTCGCGTGGGTGCGGATCGAGCACTTCCCAGCGGCGTTCGTTTTGCAGCGTCTGGTATTCGTCGAAACGGCGCAGGTAGCGCAGCACGGCATGCGTCACATATTCGGCCATCTGCGAGGCCATGCCGGTGTCTTCGAGCCGGATCAACTGCGCGTTGCGCGGCAACGTACCGGGTTGCTCGTGTTCGAGCGCGAGGATCGCATCGACGCCCGCGCCGAGATTGAAGATCGCGCGCAGATTGTCGCGGCCGGCCAGCATCTCACGCGGCGGGCGCCACACGACCGCGAAATCGGCAGGGTCGATGTCGCCGGTCTGCCATTCGCGCAGTTCGGCTTCCGGCAGCGCGCGGGCGAAGTCGTGAAGCCACGCGGCGGCGTCGGCATGCGGCATGTAGAAGAGGATTTTCATACGGTCCGGAAGGCGCGTGCGTTGTCGAGTCCGATGGCGGGAAAGGCCCGGTAGAACGGCTGCAACGCCTGCGGCGCTTCAGACGACGCTTGCGGCATGGTGCCTCCTCCTTTTATGGACAGGCTTCATTCTACTTTTTCGAGGCGAATCGCGCGCGTTTGCGCACTGGCATGCTGTTTTGGCTTGGGCCTCTGGCCCGCCCCGGACGTCGCAGTCTGGGCGAAGTCGCTGCACGATTTGCTCGCGCAGCGTTTCGGCAGCGCGTTCGTCAATCTTGGCGATGCGGGACACATCAACACCGCGGCGGGATTCGGCCCTTGGCCGCGTGCCGGGTATTTCATCGACACGTTGGTGCATTGCGCGGCGCCGCTGCGCTTTCGCGAGGAGGCGTTCGAGGGTCGCGCAGCATGCGTTCGTTTGAGTGGGTTTGAGTGCTTCACCCGGCGCTTGGGCGTCGAGCGCCGGGCAAGTGATCGCGTGACCAGACGGATGGCCGAGCGCCCAATTGAGCGCGTGTTTTATCACGCGCGCTTGGTACGCCTGGCTCTTTAGTTCGGCGCGGCGTGCTTATCACAGCCATGCTCGCAGCCGCTCTGATCCAGCGGCATCTGCTGCGCCGCTTCCGCGCGAATGCCTAGGCGTTCGAGCAGCTTGCGGTCCGCTTCGGCTTGCGGATTACTGGTGGTCAGCAACTGGTCGCCGTAGAAAATCGAGTTTGCGTTGCAGGCGCTGTGTTTCCTGGCTGGCGCCGGTCCTGATACGTGCGCGTCGAAATGATCTGGCCATAGAACTCCGGCGACGTATCGAGGTTGTGGTTGTAGTAATCGAGGCCCGCTTCGCGCAGACCTTGCGCCTGATGCGTTTCCAGCATGCCGAGCGTCACGCAGGTTTCGAGACCCATCGCCTTCACGCCGCGGATCATGTCCTTGATCGGCTCGAGGTGGCGGTCCTTCGGATTGCGCCACGCCGCTCCCATGCAAAAGCGCGTCGCGCCGTTTTCCTTGGCGACCTTGGCGGCGGCCAATACTTCATCGACCGGCATCAGCTTGTCGGCCTGCAGGCCCGTGTCGTGATGCACCGACTGCGGACAGTACGCGCAATCTTCTTCACAGCCGCCGGTCTTGATCGACAGCAGCGTCGACAGTTGCACCGTGTTCGCGTCGAAGTGTTCGCGGTGGGTTTGCTGCGCGCGGAACATCAGGTCGTTGAACGGCAGTTCGTACAACGCGACGATGTCGGCGACGCGCCATTTGGCCACCGGCTTGGCGTCTCCTGCGGCGTGGTTGGATTCATAAAAATTGATTCATAGATATCGGATAAGTCTGAAATCTATCCTGTCGATTCCCCTGGTATTGGATGTTTCTATTTTATCTGATGATCAATCAAACCTTTGTTGGGCTTTCTTTATGACGTCGCTGTACGTCAAGCATCCATTTCACCTGTCGCTGCACGTGCTTAAGGTTTTCG is a window of Paraburkholderia phytofirmans OLGA172 DNA encoding:
- a CDS encoding YbaK/EbsC family protein, yielding MTDQVSLESDDLAALPDSARRVAQLLRERGHAGRIVMLPETGKTSAEAAAGLGCSVAQIAKSILFRRREDDAPVLVIASGANRVDEKKVAAQVGEIGRADAKFVREKTGYAIGGVCPIGHATDPVTLIDADLLELDSLWAAAGHPHAVFNLTAQELIALTGAPVIDVALRETA
- a CDS encoding MBL fold metallo-hydrolase is translated as MITLPESIRVFERGWLSSNNVLLVDDTCAALVDTSYATHAPQTVALVKQTLGARPLDLIVNTHLHSDHCGGNALLQSTWPCRTAIPASEADSVRSWDETRLTFRATGQTCERFTFTETITPGAQLRLGALDWQVLGAPGHDPHSLMLYCADERILISADALWENGFGVIFPELEGESGFAEEQAVLEAIAKLDVRLVIPGHGSPFTDVEQALERAFSRVAWLRADPARNAKNALKVLIVFKLLEVRAMSFDTLLRMLDDAAVMRAAATMLKPRGEWSTLVHTIVEELAARNGPLEIDGERIVARKG
- a CDS encoding DUF1289 domain-containing protein — protein: MTADIDNEDDEAAVPSPCISVCRMDASTGWCEGCLRTIDEIAGWSLFDDDAKRAVWDAIEERHAEFMAKQAKGQR
- a CDS encoding alpha/beta fold hydrolase, with protein sequence MAFEDFTPFRVAVGDVDIFGVKGGAGPPLLLLHGHPQSHLIWQRCAAQLAEHFTVIATDLRGYGASGKPPSDADHTPYSKRAMAADQVAMMRHFGFERFLVCAHDRGARVAHRMALDHADAVERLMLLDIAPTLAMYEATDRAFATHYFHWFFLIQPEPLPETLIGANPAAYVDAVMGSRHAGLAPFTPEALDAYRSALAQPGAVHAMCEDYRASASIDLEHDRADIERGHKLGCPLRVLWGDKGVIEKCFDALAEWRHVARDVSGRSLPCGHYIPEEAPEELVTEMLSFFEAVEQ
- a CDS encoding MaoC family dehydratase — its product is MNAAPRIVTVGETFSSTLELSAESVKSFATLVNDFNPLHHDDAYAAQSRFGGLIASGTQPTAYFMALLATHFSTYAQPLGLEFDIKLKKAVHANDTLTITWRVRDAYWKPSLNGDLAHLEGSVVNQRGDTMLIGTSTILVMPKPEALANSGADINSDTSVDTSAGTNPGTSAP
- a CDS encoding DMT family transporter — encoded protein: MASNEIRRGAAEMTMAMLMSGTIGWLVVSSQQSPFNVVFFRCIFGGATLALVCAVLGLFRRKLFSWKMLGLALLGGAAIVINWVLLFAAYSRASISMATAVYNTQPFMLVALGALVFRERISASTLAWLAVAFVGLVFVVKVEPAVLAVPGQYLVGVAYAVGAAAMYAVSSIITKRLKGTPPHLIALIQVSLGVVMLAPFVRFDALPTSGVQWLELIVLGVINTGLMYVLLYGAIQKLPTSMTGALSFIYPVVAIIVDRVAFGQTLAWIQVLGAVLILLAAAGVNLGWRIVPQKRLSST
- a CDS encoding hydroxymethylglutaryl-CoA lyase; the protein is MALPQHVKIVEVGPRDGLQNEKEFVPTAIKIELINRLSAAGFRNVEAASFVSPKWVPQMADGADVMAGIERRAGTIYSVLTPNLRGFEGALAARADEIVIFGAASEAFSQKNINCSIAESIDRFAPVAQAAKDHGVRIRGSVSCALGCPYQGEVPVASVVDVVERFAALGCDEIDIADTIGVGTPKRTREVFEAVTKAFPRERLSGHFHDTYGQALANIYAALHEGIEIYHASVSGLGGCPYAKGATGNVATEDVLYLMNGLGIETGIDLAQVVAIGDFISTSIGKPNVSRAGKALLAKARSEQASCV